The Vanacampus margaritifer isolate UIUO_Vmar chromosome 16, RoL_Vmar_1.0, whole genome shotgun sequence genome includes the window tgtgtaataactacaatttttttcaaccgttctttgcagttgagaggctgcatcaaagccttctgtatgcgctagcatgaaaaaaaacacattaaaaacaaaaagtataaatacatctttgggagtatggtaatattaaaaatagaacatatttatacgttttggggagcaaatgagttaatagcaacTAGCCATGATGACTTTAGCTTTCGCCTATACTGCTTAATGAGTGAGAGtggtttaaaaatgttattcttatctttatttttacttaccACTGCATCATCTTAACctctgggcgttatttgtccattttctggcatttttatgtttttctgtgtttcatcaaagaaaaagcatttgaaaaaaatacactagggacctgacattttaccaggattgttaaaaaatgtagaagttcaaattggcgccatgctgtaatttataattattaccaaacaggagggagagatttacacgaaattcttgtaataatgcccgattttggctcattgactcccattataaatcacagtttttgatatgctgtaaacctgatgtgttataatgcattttccgtgattactgatgcaatcgcttctttgacgagtcataagcatgaaaatagaggaatttgtgtgttgagaatgttaacacaaaaatccactaggtggcgccaaatgctaataaatgaatacaaaatgcatgcataaaaaaattatattgttatgacttatggagcctctaactatgtcatatgaaatattcaaattagacctttattttacatatatatatatatatatatacagcatagtaaattttgctgttagcataatactgctattattgtccatagagggcattaaaaaaaacattttttaaaaaactttatatgtatagataggtctgatgccagtgaacattttgagcggttgaaagtgaaaaaaatattcataaatgactaagttatcacacttcaaaggaaaagcctgattttggcaaaaattacaagaatttaatcaaaatataacgcccaggggttaagactTATTAGTATTTTTCATTCTAAGTTTcattcaatgtatttattattagcgTCAGATACGCTCATATGAGGATCACATGTggatctctcttttttttttagttcacatAGTCAAACAAGTAATTCTGTCtcaaacgtatttttttttcttcttttttccccctccagaTTTTGACTAAGGACTCAGTGACAGTGAGCGTGGATGGCGTGGTGTACTTCCGGGTCAATGACCCCATCGCTTCTGTAGCTAACGTGACCAACGCTGACTTTGCCACCCGCCTGCTCGCCCAGACCACCCTCAGGAACGTCTTGGGCACCAAGAACCTGGCCGAGGTCCTGTCTGACCGTGAGGGCATCGCTCACAGCATGCAGGTTTGGAAGTTTGAACGTCAAAGAATGAAGAGAGCTGCTAATACACCAGCTCTGGACTCATCAAGTCTTTTCTCACTCTTATCTTTTTAGACAAACCTGGATGAAGCTACAGACAATTGGGGTATCAAAGTGGAACGTGTTGAGATTAAAGATGTGAAGCTGCCTCATCAGCTGCAGAGAGCCATGGCTGCCGAGGCAGAGGCTGCACGAGAGGCCAGGGCCAAGGttaaaacgaaacaaaacaaacaagagcAAGAGTGTAGAGAATTGAGACCGGGTGCCATTCTACAGTGTGTCGATATTTGCCACACGTGCAATTCTGTGAACGAATAAAACCTCACAGATCTGGTGTAAAAATCACCAAAATAGTCTTGCTAGGTAGCTGTGGATTTGGAGCatattgggttacttttacacAAGTTTGGGTTAAGTATTTTTGACCAAACAGATTGGGTTGCCATtttcggtcgccattttcgacAGTTTTGTGGTGTACTGAAGTTGAAGTCAACTTCATGTAACATTTTTGGAAACTGTTGATGGCAGCTGGATGACTTAGTGGGCATGGAGATTGGGGTTCAAATGATGTCAGGGTGAACGGTAGCATCCAGTTGGGTAACTAAAAAGGCAAAACACTCACCGCCATATGCCAATTCCAAGCCACTCCTAGTTTCAAGcctcgataaaaaaaaaagaagtggggaTTGTGTCAggaatttaaaaacatacaccCCTAAAACTGTGTggtaaaaataacccaattttggtccaAAATTGAGCCGACCCCCAActtgggccaatttgacccaacgttgggTTTGTTTTgactaaaaacaaatcaattatttgggttgttttgtataagacaacaacaacaaaaaaagggtcacaatgacccaagtagtgggttagtccaatttttgaccaaaattgagttctttttgacccagcagttttaaatgtttatcaTTTGAGTGACAGGAAAGTTCTTCTTAGAAAATGTATGCAACAAAATAAGTATTATTTCTAACCACAGTTTTTCTGTactgacccatttttttttactttaatttagtttttaccCCTTGTTGGGTCATAATCTTGACCCAACGTGCTGGGTAAAAATTTTGACCCAATGTGCTGTGTCAGAATCTTGACCCCAACgtgctgggtcaaatcctcGACCTATCGCGCTGGGTGTAATTAACCCCGCATTGGGTCTGTCCCTTTTGGACCAAGCTGTCGTGTTCCTTTTAACCCAGCAGTCTACTAATGTGCTTTTATAGGTCATCGCCGCAGAAGGCGAGATGAATGCGTCACGCGCCCTGAAGGAGGCGTCGCTGGTCATCTCAGAGTCTCCGGCAGCTCTGCAGCTCCGTTACCTGCAGACCCTCAACACCATCGCCGCAGAGAAGAACTCCACCATCGTCTTCCCCCTGCCCTTGGATATTCTTTCTCATTTCATGCGCAAGTGACAACATCCGTAGCCTTGTTTGCTGGCGGTGCTCTTCAGATAATATTATGCAGTTGTTGAACTTTTAACAGAGGATTTGGTTGATGCAGTCAGGATTAATGTCATCGCAGTGAGTGCCTTTTCGCTGAGTATAAATTCATGTTTGTGAAGGAACCATTGCATGGTTTGACAcgtcatatttatttgtattccgGTCTTGATCAATTTCCTGGAATTATTAAGAAATGCCATCATTTCACgatgttgtttttgtctcattttgcaatttattaattatttacttagttTACACCTGATGAGTGAAGTCTTGCTTAATGATGATTTTCAGTCATTCCTCCATCTACTTTGTGAACTGCTTATCACCAGGGTCACGTGCACCGGGGCAtgcaggagcctatcccaaTCTGTGGTGGGAGGGGTAGGAccacatcctgaactggttgtttAGAAAAAATTTGGACAAAGCTTAGGCTacataaaactaataataagGCGTTATGGTTTACCTTCATTATTTGTCTTTCTAAATTGTGCagctttatttattaaaaaaagaaaaaatataaaatacagtgcTCACCAAAGGACCACATACCTGTTCTAAAACTGCAGTAGCtaaccagtgatgggacattgtgatttcctgtgAATGTTGTAGAATTGAATGATCAATTTTATGTAATGTAAGAGCTTGCAGAggtttgtaaaaacaaagaacTGCATTATTGAAATGTATGTTTCCAACCATGTTAAAtgattgtgcaaaaaaataatcagcgtCTTTTCATAATGAatatcattaattattattaataaattgaATATTAAAGTATTTTGAACGGATTCTTTTTTATCGCAAAGTCTCAAATTgcacaaatgtaaattaaattgTTGCACCTGTGCAACCAGAAAACTCCGAGTGTTATTGAATGCACCAACTTCAAATTCGCATAACCAATGATTTTAGTGGCTCCGAATCACGTGATTCGTGATTGCGTAACTAACTACCATCTCGCCCGCTTGATACAAACGAAAACAATACGGTACCATCAACTCAATTAATTGATGAACGTACACATTTAGACAGCGGGCATTTTGAAAAAGTTGCGAGTGACGTAGTTAAGAGAAGTGGGACAAGGAAGACTGCATCCGATGTCAAAGTACTTGGTGGCACCTCCACACATCCGCAGGTGAGAATAATGacggaaataaaaaaaaacactgccgAGACCCTAAAAGTTCTTcaattacagcaaaaaataatcaGAGACAAGACAATAAGGATGTTCAAGTAGACTTTAATTGTTTTGTGATGAATATCTATTCTATAGTCTTACACGAGTGGCGAGTGGTGGTGCAGGACAACAATTCCTAAGTCGATACATTTGCCTTCAAATGACATTCATCATCCTTAAAGTTGGTCTGCAACACTTTAGAACTACATGTCGACCATCACAAATGCTAGAAGTTGAAAGAAGAGAAATAGCAAAAGACTGACAAAACATGCTTCTATTACTTT containing:
- the stoml3b gene encoding stomatin (EPB72)-like 3b, with protein sequence MEMEDRMESQKRTETSKETLISEKTGSLGCCGWFIIILVGTFTICLFPFTIWFCLKIVQEYERAVIFRLGRITDRKAKGPGIFFILPCTDSFVKVDLRTVSFDIPPQEILTKDSVTVSVDGVVYFRVNDPIASVANVTNADFATRLLAQTTLRNVLGTKNLAEVLSDREGIAHSMQTNLDEATDNWGIKVERVEIKDVKLPHQLQRAMAAEAEAAREARAKVIAAEGEMNASRALKEASLVISESPAALQLRYLQTLNTIAAEKNSTIVFPLPLDILSHFMRK